In Helianthus annuus cultivar XRQ/B chromosome 8, HanXRQr2.0-SUNRISE, whole genome shotgun sequence, a single genomic region encodes these proteins:
- the LOC110873460 gene encoding disease resistance protein UNI isoform X2, with translation MEVVSSLVGKVVDSLFGVAKKEISLMWNCSKNVKNLKHEVEKLSSMKGRVHQQIELAKSKGEVLLEGVEEWMKKADAKVSDATEFIVEEAETKKTCFNLRLCVNLSTLHHYSKSATKKTSLLRQHEGEGKVFETCVSLPAPAPRFIDLYQRKNLENIDTQKSTLKMIIQAIKDDKIQIVGINGLGGVGKTTLASEVAVKMKNEFADIVFIAVSQTIDTKIIQEKVGVAASKIINGQKVLIILDDVWEELKLEEAGIPYGSEYMNCKILLTSRSRDVCEAMNAQANISVNPLQEKEAWVFFERVVGKSEWDDTLKKVAVKIVKECGGLPLFIQAIGKALKNKEIRSWEAALGRLQDPTDEDSPFKLKGIMQLKLSYDYLESEVAKSCFLLCSMFPEDGTIGLRRLTHYGLALGIFNNLDSNIQDAKDRVQVAVDSLKSSFLLLPGKEDEEVEEQEKFKMHDLVRDMAMLITSKGNDKFWVQSGKGLIEWQPKKYLESYKKISLMGNKICMEKLKVLDMSDNQISSLPRSLKQLTELVTLDLSGNKSLVEISILGELTCLEILKLRRTGITDIPKEVAQLTNLRLLDVFFCDDLSYVTPGVISKLIWLEELYIRMKKGNCSFLAELRELKSLKNLQLTVPELDYIPEDFNYETLTEFHIKDVYYWYQKHHCKRILHISKTSFPFTKPIMKLIQLSEMLKLWEIKDLDNILPDLYLEGFEELKYIELIGCDNVSSLVNELGQRKTKGKIFSQVEEIKLEFLNRLELLWDRPYQYISFCNLMSIRITHCPSLLELFPVSVAQRLVNLRKLFISKCESLVVVVSVGDEQASGSKSELIDTVFSLTHIWLDKLPKLESFYSGKSAINYPSLKFIGVCDCPSMKRWSYGDNHMPKLDIDHQGFNDYIAVQNETSDEWKLDDSKGEFSE, from the exons ATGGAGGTCGTTAGTTCCTTAGTTGGGAAAGTAGTGGATTCCTTGTTTGGTGTTGCTAAAAAGGAGATTAGCCTCATGTGGAATTGCtctaaaaatgttaaaaatttaaaacatgaagttgaaaagctCTCGAGTATGAAGGGAAGGGTTCACCAACAAATAGAATTGGCTAAATCTAAAGGGGAAGTTCTCCTAGAAGGTGTGGAAGAATGGATGAAGAAAGCAGATGCTAAAGTATCTGACGCCACAGAGTTTATTGTTGAAGAAGCAGAAACCAAGAAGACGTGTTTCAACTTACGATTGTGTGTAAATTTGAGCACCCTCCATCATTATAGTAAGTCAGCGactaaaaaaacttctcttcttcGGCAGCACGAAGGAGAAGGTAAGGTATTTGAAACTTGTGTCTCGCTTCCCGCTCCCGCCCCTAGATTCATCGATCTTTACCAAAGAAAAAATCTTGAAAATATCGATACCCAAAAGTCAACTTTGAAGATGATAATTCAAGCTATAAAAGATGACAAGATACAAATAGTTGGAATCAATGGCTTAGGAGGTGTAGGTAAAACTACACTAGCCAGTGAAGTTGCTGTAAAAATGAAGAATGAATTTGCAGATATTGTGTTTATAGCAGTCTCGCAAACTATTGATACTAAAATAATTCAAGAAAAAGTTGGAGTAGCAGCAAGTAAAATAATCAATGGGCAAAAGGTTCTAATCATCCTAGACGACGTGTGGGAGGAATTAAAGCTAGAGGAAGCGGGCATTCCATATGGGAGTGAATACATGAATTGCAAGATTTTACTTACATCTAGAAGCAGAGATGTGTGTGAGGCAATGAATGCTCAAGCGAATATATCGGTAAACCCTTTGCAAGAAAAAGAAGCATGGGTCTTTTTTGAACGTGTGGTTGGTAAAAGTGAATGGGACGATACATTGAAAAAAGTGGCAGTGAAGATTGTTAAAGAATGTGGTGGATTGCCACTCTTTATTCAAGCTATAGGAAAGGCTTTGAAAAACAAAGAGATAAGAAGTTGGGAGGCAGCACTTGGTCGACTACAAGATCCAACCGACGAGGATTCCCCTTTCAAACTAAAAGGAATAATGCAGTTGAAGCTAAGCTATGACTATCTTGAAAGTGAAGTAGCGAAATCGTGCTTCTTATTGTGTAGTATGTTCCCAGAAGATGGAACCATTGGGCTTAGAAGGTTGACACATTATGGGCTCGCTCTAGGGATATTTAATAATCTCGATAGCAATATTCAGGACGCGAAAGATAGAGTTCAAGTGGCTGTTGACTCTCTTAAATCATCCTTTTTGTTATTGCCTGGAAAAGAAGACGAAGAAGTAGAAGAgcaagaaaaattcaaaatgcACGACCTTGTTCGTGATATGGCAATGCTCATTACTTCTAAAGGTAATGACAAGTTTTGGGTGCAATCTGGAAAAGGTTTGATAGAATGGCAACCGAAAAAATACTTAGAAAGCTACAAGAAGATATCCCTTATGGGAAATAAAATTT GCATGGAAAAACTTAAAGTCTTGGATATGTCAGATAACCAAATTTCATCACTCCCACGATCACTAAAGCAGCTTACAGAGCTCGTCACGCTAGATCTAAGTGGAAACAAATCTCTGGTTGAAATTTCTATACTTGGCGAGTTAACATGCCTAGAGATTCTAAAGCTCAGAAGGACTGGAATTACAGATATCCCTAAAGAGGTTGCCCAATTGACCAATTTAAGGCTGCTAGATGTGTTCTTTTGTGACGATCTATCTTATGTAACACCCGGTGTCATATCAAAGCTAATTTGGTTGGAAGAGTTGTACATTCGCATGAAGAAAGGAAACTGTAGTTTTCTTGCGGAACTACGTGAATTGAAGTCGCTCAAAAATCTACAATTAACAGTTCCTGAATTGGATTACATACCTGAAGATTTCAACTATGAAACTTTGACAGAGTTCCACATTAAGGACGTATACTACTGGTATCAAAAACATCATTGTAAACgcatcctacacatttcgaaaactaGCTTCCCATTCACGAAGCCAATTATGAAACTGATTCAGCTAAGTGAAATGTTAAAATTGTGGGAGATAAAAGATTTGGATAACATCCTACCAGACCTTTATCTAGAAGGTTTCGAAGAATTAAAATACATTGAATTAATTGGGTGTGACAATGTTAGTAGCTTGGTGAATGAACTTGGTCAAAGGAAAACAAAGGGAAAGATTTTTTCCCAAGTGGAAGAAATCAAGTTGGAATTTTTGAATAGGTTGGAGCTTCTATGGGATAGGCCATATCAATATATAAGCTTTTGTAATCTGATGAGTATCAGGATAACACATTGCCCCTCTTTATTAGAGTTATTCCCAGTAAGTGTAGCACAAAGGCTTGTTAACTTAAGAAAATTGTTTATTTCAAAATGTGAGAGTTTGGTGGTTGTCGTTTCGGTCGGAGATGAGCAAGCAAGTGGAAGTAAATCTGAACTGATAGATACCGTGTTCTCGCTCACCCATATTTGGCTTGATAAACTGCCGAAACTCGAGAGCTTCTACTCTGGCAAGTCTGCCATCAACTATCCTTCTTTGAAGTTTATTGGAGTGTGTGATTGTCCAAGCATGAAGAGATGGAGTTATGGAGACAATCATATGCCCAAGCTTGATATTGATCATCAAGGGTTTAATGATTATATAGCAGTACAAAATGAG ACGTCCGATGAATGGAAACTCGACGATTCCAAAGGAGAGTTTTCAGAATGA
- the LOC110873460 gene encoding disease resistance protein UNI isoform X1, whose protein sequence is MEVVSSLVGKVVDSLFGVAKKEISLMWNCSKNVKNLKHEVEKLSSMKGRVHQQIELAKSKGEVLLEGVEEWMKKADAKVSDATEFIVEEAETKKTCFNLRLCVNLSTLHHYSKSATKKTSLLRQHEGEGKVFETCVSLPAPAPRFIDLYQRKNLENIDTQKSTLKMIIQAIKDDKIQIVGINGLGGVGKTTLASEVAVKMKNEFADIVFIAVSQTIDTKIIQEKVGVAASKIINGQKVLIILDDVWEELKLEEAGIPYGSEYMNCKILLTSRSRDVCEAMNAQANISVNPLQEKEAWVFFERVVGKSEWDDTLKKVAVKIVKECGGLPLFIQAIGKALKNKEIRSWEAALGRLQDPTDEDSPFKLKGIMQLKLSYDYLESEVAKSCFLLCSMFPEDGTIGLRRLTHYGLALGIFNNLDSNIQDAKDRVQVAVDSLKSSFLLLPGKEDEEVEEQEKFKMHDLVRDMAMLITSKGNDKFWVQSGKGLIEWQPKKYLESYKKISLMGNKICKLSNHKLHFPHLDTFLIQDNGLLVIPDEFFQGMEKLKVLDMSDNQISSLPRSLKQLTELVTLDLSGNKSLVEISILGELTCLEILKLRRTGITDIPKEVAQLTNLRLLDVFFCDDLSYVTPGVISKLIWLEELYIRMKKGNCSFLAELRELKSLKNLQLTVPELDYIPEDFNYETLTEFHIKDVYYWYQKHHCKRILHISKTSFPFTKPIMKLIQLSEMLKLWEIKDLDNILPDLYLEGFEELKYIELIGCDNVSSLVNELGQRKTKGKIFSQVEEIKLEFLNRLELLWDRPYQYISFCNLMSIRITHCPSLLELFPVSVAQRLVNLRKLFISKCESLVVVVSVGDEQASGSKSELIDTVFSLTHIWLDKLPKLESFYSGKSAINYPSLKFIGVCDCPSMKRWSYGDNHMPKLDIDHQGFNDYIAVQNETSDEWKLDDSKGEFSE, encoded by the exons ATGGAGGTCGTTAGTTCCTTAGTTGGGAAAGTAGTGGATTCCTTGTTTGGTGTTGCTAAAAAGGAGATTAGCCTCATGTGGAATTGCtctaaaaatgttaaaaatttaaaacatgaagttgaaaagctCTCGAGTATGAAGGGAAGGGTTCACCAACAAATAGAATTGGCTAAATCTAAAGGGGAAGTTCTCCTAGAAGGTGTGGAAGAATGGATGAAGAAAGCAGATGCTAAAGTATCTGACGCCACAGAGTTTATTGTTGAAGAAGCAGAAACCAAGAAGACGTGTTTCAACTTACGATTGTGTGTAAATTTGAGCACCCTCCATCATTATAGTAAGTCAGCGactaaaaaaacttctcttcttcGGCAGCACGAAGGAGAAGGTAAGGTATTTGAAACTTGTGTCTCGCTTCCCGCTCCCGCCCCTAGATTCATCGATCTTTACCAAAGAAAAAATCTTGAAAATATCGATACCCAAAAGTCAACTTTGAAGATGATAATTCAAGCTATAAAAGATGACAAGATACAAATAGTTGGAATCAATGGCTTAGGAGGTGTAGGTAAAACTACACTAGCCAGTGAAGTTGCTGTAAAAATGAAGAATGAATTTGCAGATATTGTGTTTATAGCAGTCTCGCAAACTATTGATACTAAAATAATTCAAGAAAAAGTTGGAGTAGCAGCAAGTAAAATAATCAATGGGCAAAAGGTTCTAATCATCCTAGACGACGTGTGGGAGGAATTAAAGCTAGAGGAAGCGGGCATTCCATATGGGAGTGAATACATGAATTGCAAGATTTTACTTACATCTAGAAGCAGAGATGTGTGTGAGGCAATGAATGCTCAAGCGAATATATCGGTAAACCCTTTGCAAGAAAAAGAAGCATGGGTCTTTTTTGAACGTGTGGTTGGTAAAAGTGAATGGGACGATACATTGAAAAAAGTGGCAGTGAAGATTGTTAAAGAATGTGGTGGATTGCCACTCTTTATTCAAGCTATAGGAAAGGCTTTGAAAAACAAAGAGATAAGAAGTTGGGAGGCAGCACTTGGTCGACTACAAGATCCAACCGACGAGGATTCCCCTTTCAAACTAAAAGGAATAATGCAGTTGAAGCTAAGCTATGACTATCTTGAAAGTGAAGTAGCGAAATCGTGCTTCTTATTGTGTAGTATGTTCCCAGAAGATGGAACCATTGGGCTTAGAAGGTTGACACATTATGGGCTCGCTCTAGGGATATTTAATAATCTCGATAGCAATATTCAGGACGCGAAAGATAGAGTTCAAGTGGCTGTTGACTCTCTTAAATCATCCTTTTTGTTATTGCCTGGAAAAGAAGACGAAGAAGTAGAAGAgcaagaaaaattcaaaatgcACGACCTTGTTCGTGATATGGCAATGCTCATTACTTCTAAAGGTAATGACAAGTTTTGGGTGCAATCTGGAAAAGGTTTGATAGAATGGCAACCGAAAAAATACTTAGAAAGCTACAAGAAGATATCCCTTATGGGAAATAAAATTTGTAAGCTTTCTAATCATAAACTTCATTTCCCACACCTTGATACATTTCTTATACAAGATAATGGACTTCTAGTTATTCCTGATGAATTCTTTCAAGGCATGGAAAAACTTAAAGTCTTGGATATGTCAGATAACCAAATTTCATCACTCCCACGATCACTAAAGCAGCTTACAGAGCTCGTCACGCTAGATCTAAGTGGAAACAAATCTCTGGTTGAAATTTCTATACTTGGCGAGTTAACATGCCTAGAGATTCTAAAGCTCAGAAGGACTGGAATTACAGATATCCCTAAAGAGGTTGCCCAATTGACCAATTTAAGGCTGCTAGATGTGTTCTTTTGTGACGATCTATCTTATGTAACACCCGGTGTCATATCAAAGCTAATTTGGTTGGAAGAGTTGTACATTCGCATGAAGAAAGGAAACTGTAGTTTTCTTGCGGAACTACGTGAATTGAAGTCGCTCAAAAATCTACAATTAACAGTTCCTGAATTGGATTACATACCTGAAGATTTCAACTATGAAACTTTGACAGAGTTCCACATTAAGGACGTATACTACTGGTATCAAAAACATCATTGTAAACgcatcctacacatttcgaaaactaGCTTCCCATTCACGAAGCCAATTATGAAACTGATTCAGCTAAGTGAAATGTTAAAATTGTGGGAGATAAAAGATTTGGATAACATCCTACCAGACCTTTATCTAGAAGGTTTCGAAGAATTAAAATACATTGAATTAATTGGGTGTGACAATGTTAGTAGCTTGGTGAATGAACTTGGTCAAAGGAAAACAAAGGGAAAGATTTTTTCCCAAGTGGAAGAAATCAAGTTGGAATTTTTGAATAGGTTGGAGCTTCTATGGGATAGGCCATATCAATATATAAGCTTTTGTAATCTGATGAGTATCAGGATAACACATTGCCCCTCTTTATTAGAGTTATTCCCAGTAAGTGTAGCACAAAGGCTTGTTAACTTAAGAAAATTGTTTATTTCAAAATGTGAGAGTTTGGTGGTTGTCGTTTCGGTCGGAGATGAGCAAGCAAGTGGAAGTAAATCTGAACTGATAGATACCGTGTTCTCGCTCACCCATATTTGGCTTGATAAACTGCCGAAACTCGAGAGCTTCTACTCTGGCAAGTCTGCCATCAACTATCCTTCTTTGAAGTTTATTGGAGTGTGTGATTGTCCAAGCATGAAGAGATGGAGTTATGGAGACAATCATATGCCCAAGCTTGATATTGATCATCAAGGGTTTAATGATTATATAGCAGTACAAAATGAG ACGTCCGATGAATGGAAACTCGACGATTCCAAAGGAGAGTTTTCAGAATGA